The nucleotide sequence CCGCAGGGTGCGGGCGTACGGCATCCGTCCCGCGAAGGTCACGGTCGCGCGAGGCAGGAGCCTCTCGACGAGACGCCGGGCCGCGCGCAGCTGCCCGCCCCCGCCGATGACCTCGACCTCCGCCTCGACCCCCGACGCGGCGAGCGCCTCGACGAAGGGCATCAGCCGCTTCTCGGGGCTCATCCGCCCGAGCCACACGAACCGCGGCCGACGCTCCAGAACCGACGCGGGGTCAGGCGGGATGTCGGGAAGAGCCGCGAGCACCTCGTCGAGCACGTCGTCGTCGATGCCGTTCCAGATGACATCGACCACCGCACCCACCGGCGCACGGGCCCCGGGCAGGACTCCGTTCGCCTCGAGCCGGCGCGCGAAATGCGTCGACGGGGCGGTGATGGCGGCGGCGCGGGCGCCGAACCGGCGCAGGTACGCCCAGCCGTCGTGCCCGCGCTCCGACTCGCCGGCGCGCCGCCCGAGCGCCCGGCGCTGCCACGCGTTGAGAAGCCGCAGCACAGTCTTCGGGAGGGGCGTGGTCGCCTCGATCCCGACGTCGAGCCGGTTGTGCATCGTGTGCACGATCGGGATGCCGTGCCGCTCGGCGTATCGCACGCCGATGAACGCGCCCCAGAAGTCGCCCTGGATGTGCACCACGTCGACCGGCGGGCGGCCCGTCATCGCAGCGTCCAGCCACCGATCGGTGCGCCGCCCCGGCCACGTCATCGAGTATTCGCGGTCCGCCGTGATGGGGACCGACGGCAGGTCCACGTAGGCATGGTCGCCCGCCGCCGCCTGCGCCCGCGGGCCGTGCATCGCGGGGGCGACCATCGTGACGGTGTGACCGGCCTTCTCGAGGAAGCGCCGCTGCAGCCGCATCGAGACCTGCGCCCCGCCGAGCGACTCAGCGTGCTGGTCGCCGAACATCACGACGTGCACGGCGGCCTACTCGGGCAGGGGCTCGTCACGGTACAGCGCCTCGAACGTGTCGAGGGTGCGCTTCATGTCGTGCACCTTCACGCCCTCGAGCGAAGCCTGCTGCATGCGTGCACGATCCTCGGGCGACTGCGTCAGCACCGTCGTGAGCTTGGCGGCGAGGTCGTCGACGTCGCCGGGGCGGAAGAGGTAGCCGTTCTCGCCGTCGTGCACGAGGTGCGGGAGGGCCACCGCGTCGGCGGCGACGATCGGCAGGCCCGACGCCATCGCCTCCATGGTCGCGATGGACTGCAGCTCGGCGATCGAGGCGATCACGAACAGGCTCGCGTAGGTGAGGAGCGACCGCAGCTCCTCGTCGGTGGTGTGGCCGTGGAAGTGCACGCGGTCGCCGAGGCCGAGCTCGCCGACGAGCTGCTCGAGGTTGCGGCGCTGGTCGCCCGAGCCCACGATGTCGAAGCGCACATCGAGCGCGGGGTCGAGCGTCGCGATCGCGCGCAGCACGACGTCGATCTGCTTCTCGGTCGTGAGCCGCCCGACGAACACCAGCCGGTGCGCGTCGCGGGGCGTGAGGTCGGCCGTGTAGTTCGAGGCGTCGATGCCGCAGCTGACGGGGATGACGTCCTTGATGTCGATCGTGCGCTCGAGGAACTCCGCCGCCTTGCGGGTCGGCGTCGTGACGGCGCGCGTCATCTTGAACGTGCGCTCCGCGTCCTCCCACGCGAGCTTGACCGCGTACTGCGTCCACGAGGGTGGGAGCACCGTGAAGTCGAGCACGTTCTCGGCCATGACGTGGTTCGTCGCGACGACGGGGATGCCGCGCTTGCGCGCCTCGCGCGTGAGGCCGCGTCCGATCACGATGTGGGACTGGATGTGCACCACGTCGGGCCGCACCTCGTCGAGCACGCGGCGGGCGTAGTACTTCGACCGGAACGGCATGACGAACGTGAGCCAGTCGTGCGGATACCAGCGCCACGACGGCAGTCGGTGCATCGTCATCGACTGGCCCTCGATGACCTCGGTGAACGTGCCGTGCTCGCGGTGCGTCTTGCTGGGCGCCATCACGTGCACCTCATGACCGCGCTGCACCATGCCGGCGGCGAGGCGCTCCGCGAAGCGGGCGGCGCCGTTCACGTGCGGGAGGAACGTGTCGGCGCCGTAGAGGATCGTCAGTGCGCGAGGACTCGCGGCGGCGGCGGGGGTGTCGTCGGGCGTCGCAGGATCGGTCACGGGGTTGGAGGCCTGTCTGTGCGGCGGGGACGCGCGGCAGCGGCTGGTCGCCGCGCGCCCCTCCACCCTACCCGAGGGGTCCCGGAGGCTCCCCAGGAACGCGCCAGTCATGGCACGTACCCTGGTCGCATGCCCCGACTTCAGGCCGACGCCGACCCGAACCTCTGGGTGCCCGTGACCGAGTCACTCGGCTTGCGCGGGCGCCGTCACCGGAAGACGGCGATACGGATGCTGCTCAACCAGGCCGGCGGAATGATGATCGGCCCTGCGGGCGCGGCGCAGCTCGAGTCGCCCACGACCGGTCGGCAGCCGCGCTCCGGGTCTGGCTTCGCCGCCTGGGCGATGAGCCAGGCGGCGCCGTTCCTGATCCGCAAGGCGGCGGGCCGCGTTCTCGTCTGGGTGTGGAAGGCCGACGCCGAGCTCGTCGTGGTGATGGCGCAGGTGCAGCAGGCCACGAACGACCTCCGGGCCGCGCGCGCCATGATGCCGATGGAGTACGACGACACCGAGAGCTTCCGCAACCCCTACCTCGGCGTCGGCGAGAAGCTCGAGATGGCGCTGCCGTCCGACCAGCGCACCCCGCCGTTCGCCACGTACACGTGGGACACCGGCACGCACTTCGTCACCGTGACCGCGGTGTGCTCCGACCGCGAGCGCTTCGGCACCGTGATCGGCAGCGTCGACGACCTCGCGCGCACCCTCCGCGTCGTCGACGACCTCACGGTCGGCGAGTCGCCCGAGGTGCTCCGCATCGAGCCGAAGAACTGAGGCTCCGGGTCGTGACCGAGCCGAAGCATCCGTCGTCCCATCGCCCCCTGCGGATCGGCGTGCAGCTCGCGCCCCAGCACGGGTCGTACACGGGCTATCGCGACGCCGTGCTGCGCGCGGAGGAGCTCGGCGTCGACGTCGTCTTCACCTGGGACCACTTCTTCCCGCTCACCGAGCCGTTCGACGCGCCGCACTTCGAGGCGTGGACGGTGCTCGCCGCGATGGCCGAACAGACCGAGCGCGTCGAGTTCGGTCCGCTCGTCAACTGCAGCTCGTACCGCAACCCCGACCTGCAAGCCGACATGGCCCGCACGGTCGACCACATCAGCGCCCGCGCGCCCGGTGCGGGCCGGCTCATCTTCGGCACCGGATCGGGCTGGGCGCAGCACGACTACGACGAGTACGGCTACGAGTTCGGCACCGTGGGCTCGCGCCTCGACGATCTCGCTGCGGACCTGGCGCGCGTGCGCGCCCGCTGGGACCGTCTGAACCCGCCGCCGACGCGGCGGATCCCGATCCTCATCGGCGGCCAGGGCGAGCGCAAGACGCTGCGGCTGGTCGCCCAGCACGCCGACATCTGGCACACGTTCACGTCGCTGTACGAGCTGCCGCGCAAGATCGGCGTGCTGCACGAATGGTGCGCGCGCGAGGGTCGCGACCCTGCCGACATCGAGTTGTCGACCGGATACACGGTGCGCGGATTCGGCCCACTGCTCGAGCGGACGGATGCCGCGTCCCACCTGTACGACCTCGGCTTCCGGCTGATCGTCCCTGCGATCGACGGTCCCGACTACGACCTCGCGCCGGTGAAGGCGCTCCTGGACTGGCGCGACCGGATCAACGGACTCTGACGGCGATCGGCCGATACGGTGGCCACGCCGATATCGTTCGACACCGCCAGGAGGCACGCCCATGGGCACCGTCATCGGAGAGATCCTTCCGCTCGCCCTCGGTGTGGCGATCAGCCCGATCCCGATCATCGCGGCGATCCTCATGCTCCTGTCCCCGAAGGCGCGGGTCACGAGCGTCGGGTTCCTGCTCGGCTGGGTGCTCGGCATCGTCGTCGCCGTAACGCTGTTCACGCTGCTGTCGTCGATCCTCCCCTCGCAGGACTCGGATGCCTCGACGCCGACCAAGGGCGTGATCCAGCTCGTGCTGGGGGCGGGGCTGCTGCTCCTCGCGCTGCGCCAGTGGCGCCGGCGACCCCGGGCAGGCGCGGAGCCGGCGATGCCGAAGTGGATGCAGGCGATCGACAAGGTCACTTTCCCGGTCGCTTTCGGCCTCGGTTTCCTCCTGTCGGCGGTCAACCCGAAGAACCTCCTCATGGCTGCAGCCACCGGCGTCGACATCGGTTCGGCGGGCCTCGACGTCGGCTCGATCGTGCTCGCGATCGCGATCTTCACGTTGATCGCCGCATCCACCGTCCTCGTCCCGGTGGTCGGCTACCTCATCGCCGCCGAGAAGCTCCGCGGACCGCTCGACGCGCTGCGCGTGTGGCTCGCGAAGGAGAACGCGGTCATCATGGCCGTGCTGCTGCTCGTCATCGGCGTCTCGCTCATCGGCAAGGGCATCGGCAGCTTCTGATCCGCCGCCGCCTGCTCACCTGTCACGATGTGCAGGGTCGGGCGGCGCGTCGTGACAGGTGAGCAGCGGGCCGTGGGGATTCGCGGCGGGCTACGGTGGAGCGGTGACTTCGGCGACCCACGACCAGGTGCTCCTCGACGGCGGCGTGTTCCGCATGGGGTCCGACGAGTTCTACCCCGACGAGCAGCCCGTGCACGAGCGCGAGGTCGCGCCGTTCCGCATCGACCGGCGCGCGGTCACCAACGCGCAGTACGCCGAGTTCGTCGACGACACCGGGTACGTCACGGTCGCCGAGCGCGAGCTCGACCCGGCCGCGTTCGAGGGCGCGGACCCCGCGGACCTCGTCCCTGGCGCGATGGTGTTCACCCCGACCGCCGGCCCCGTCGACCTGCGCGACTGGCGCAACTGGTGGCGGTGGCAGCCGGGCGCGTTCTGGCGCCGGCCGTTCGGACCCGCGTCCTCGATCGACGAGCGGATGCAGCATCCGGTCGTCCACGTCGCCTTCGAGGACGCGACCGCCTACGCCGAGTGGGCGGGCCTGCGCCTGCCCTCCGAGGCCGAGCACGAGTACGCCGCCCGCGGCGGGCTCGCAGGGGCGCGGTTCGCATGGGGCGACGAGGCCTACCCGGGCGGCGTGGCGCAGGCGAACTCGTGGCTCGGGCGGTTCCCGTACGACAACCAGGGCGTCGGGGATGCCGCGCCCGTCGGCTCATACGAGCCCAACGGCTACGGCCTCTACGACATGACCGGAAACGTCTGGGAGTGGACCACCGACTACTACACACCGCGGCACCTCCGCCTGTCGGACAAGCCCGTCGACGCCGGCAAACGCGCGAACCTGCTCGCCGCCGCGAGCGCCCAGGAGGGATTCCCGGCGATCCCTCGACGCGTACTCAAGGGCGGGTCGCACCTGTGCTCGCCGGAGTACTGCCTGCGCTTCCGCCCCGCGGCCCGCTCGCCCCAGGCGGAGGACACCGGCATGTCGCACATCGGATTCCGCTGCGCGAGCGACGCCTGACCGGCGCGCGAACGGCCCAGGTCCTGCCAGTAACGGTCCGCACGAGCGAGACGGGGGCAGATGCCGCGGCATCCGTCCCCTCGTCGTCTCGACGCGCGTGTCAGGCCGACGCCGCCGCGAGGGCGTCCTCGACCGTGGCGTGCCCACGACCGGCGGTCTGGAGCACTTGGTACCACGGCGTCTTCTGCGCGACGGCGGCGGCGGACCCGGGCAGCGCGGCGAGATGCAGCATCACCCCGTGGTGCGCCAGTTCGCGGTCCAGATCGGCGAGCATGTCGAGCACCGTCATCGTCATGACGTCCTGACGCTCGAGGTCGAGCACCAGGGCGGTCGCCTTCTCGCGTGCGGCGAGCGCGGCGAGCGCATGCTCGTTCTCGAGGACGCTCGCCGTGTAGACCTCGCGCATGACGTGGACGGCGACGACGTCGCCGCGACGCGCCTCGATCTCGAGCTTCGGGGTGTTGAGCTCGCGCAGCACCATCACGAGGGTGGCCGCGACCCCCACCGCGACCGCGGCGAGCAGCCCGGCAGACAGCCCCACCAGCGCCACGGCGACGGCGAGCCAGAAGTCCCGGGGGCTGATCCGCGCCCACCGGACGAGCTCGGGGATGTCGATGAGACCGCTCACGGCGACGAACACCAGTGCCGCGAGCGTCGCCTGGGGCAGCAGGCTCAGCACGGGTCCGAGGAACAGCGCGACCAGCACGGCGAGCGCGACGGTCACCAGGGTCGAGGCCTGCGTCTTGGCGCCGGCGCTCTGGTTGACCGCGCTCTGCGAGAACCCGCCGGCGGCCGGCATGGTCGTGAAGAACGCACCCGCGACGTTGGCGGCGCCGGTCGCCAGCAGCTCCTGGTTGCTGTCGATCTGCGGCTCTATCGGCCGACGGATGCCGCGGGCCACCGCCGCGGACTCGAGGAAGGCCATCACGGCGATCGCCAGTGCACCGGGCACGAGCGCCGGAAGGGCTGAGAAGTCGGGGAGCCCCGGAAGGGGCAGGCCCGAGGGAACCGGCGCGATGAGGGCGACGCCCGCGTCGTCGAGTCCGGCGAACGCGACGAGGAGGATGCCCGCGACGACGACCACGAGCCCGCCGGGCACCTTCGGCGCGAACCTCCGCAGCAGCAGCGTCGCGATCGACCCCGCCGACAGGGCGACGGTCGCCCCGTCGATGCTGCCGAGAGCCTCGGCCACCGCCGCGAGCGGGTGCCGATGACCGGGCGACGCGGCATCCGTCCGCAGACTCACTCGAATCGGACGACGCGCCCGAGCGCCCGGCGATGCCACACTTACCCCGTGGACTCCGGTTTCTTCGCCAACCTGACCTGGTCGCTCGCGGCGCTCGTACACGCCGCGATCGTCATCACCGCGCTCATCGTCATCCCTCGCGGGCGCAAGCCCACGGCGGCGATGGCGTGGATCCTGCTCATCGTCGTCCTGCCGGGCGTCGGTGTGCTCCTCTACCTCGTCATCGGCAACTTCCGCCTGCCGGCGAAGAGGCGTGCCGAGCAGGCGCGCATCGACGAGATCATCCGCAGCAGGGTCGCCGACAACGCGTTGGATGAGATGGATGCCTCGTGGCCGCGGTGGTTCCAGCGCGTGGTGCAGCAGAACCAGACGCTCACCGCCCTTCCCGCGTCGGCCGGCAACGAGGCGACGCTCCTACCCCACTACCAGGAGTCGATCGACGCGATGACCTCGGAGCTCGACACCGCGAAGGACTTCGTGCACATCGAGTTCTTCATCGTCGGATGGGACGACACCACCCGCGGATTCTTTGCCGCGATGGAACGCGCCGTCGCGCGCGGGGTGACGGTGCGCCTCCTGGCCGATTACGTCGCGACCAAGAAGGTGTCCGACAGCAAGAAGATGGTCGCCGAGCTCGACCGCATCGGCGTGAAATGGGCATGGATGCTCCCGGTGGAACCCTTCAAGGGCAAGTACCAGCGCCCCGACCTGCGCAACCACCGCAAGATCGTCGTGGTCGACGGCCGCGTCGGCTTCATGGGCTCGCAGAACCTGATCGCCCGGCACTACGACTCGC is from Microbacterium sp. LWH3-1.2 and encodes:
- a CDS encoding glycosyltransferase family 4 protein, which produces MHVVMFGDQHAESLGGAQVSMRLQRRFLEKAGHTVTMVAPAMHGPRAQAAAGDHAYVDLPSVPITADREYSMTWPGRRTDRWLDAAMTGRPPVDVVHIQGDFWGAFIGVRYAERHGIPIVHTMHNRLDVGIEATTPLPKTVLRLLNAWQRRALGRRAGESERGHDGWAYLRRFGARAAAITAPSTHFARRLEANGVLPGARAPVGAVVDVIWNGIDDDVLDEVLAALPDIPPDPASVLERRPRFVWLGRMSPEKRLMPFVEALAASGVEAEVEVIGGGGQLRAARRLVERLLPRATVTFAGRMPYARTLRRIAAADAVVQTSIGFETQGMTIFEAASLGTPAVVSDPDLAAELGTGFWAVGDGATPDPSVAALADALRAAASDISAGTARVPDPTIRERFRQSSRTAAMVEVYDRVTP
- a CDS encoding glycosyltransferase, coding for MTDPATPDDTPAAAASPRALTILYGADTFLPHVNGAARFAERLAAGMVQRGHEVHVMAPSKTHREHGTFTEVIEGQSMTMHRLPSWRWYPHDWLTFVMPFRSKYYARRVLDEVRPDVVHIQSHIVIGRGLTREARKRGIPVVATNHVMAENVLDFTVLPPSWTQYAVKLAWEDAERTFKMTRAVTTPTRKAAEFLERTIDIKDVIPVSCGIDASNYTADLTPRDAHRLVFVGRLTTEKQIDVVLRAIATLDPALDVRFDIVGSGDQRRNLEQLVGELGLGDRVHFHGHTTDEELRSLLTYASLFVIASIAELQSIATMEAMASGLPIVAADAVALPHLVHDGENGYLFRPGDVDDLAAKLTTVLTQSPEDRARMQQASLEGVKVHDMKRTLDTFEALYRDEPLPE
- a CDS encoding LLM class F420-dependent oxidoreductase, translated to MTEPKHPSSHRPLRIGVQLAPQHGSYTGYRDAVLRAEELGVDVVFTWDHFFPLTEPFDAPHFEAWTVLAAMAEQTERVEFGPLVNCSSYRNPDLQADMARTVDHISARAPGAGRLIFGTGSGWAQHDYDEYGYEFGTVGSRLDDLAADLARVRARWDRLNPPPTRRIPILIGGQGERKTLRLVAQHADIWHTFTSLYELPRKIGVLHEWCAREGRDPADIELSTGYTVRGFGPLLERTDAASHLYDLGFRLIVPAIDGPDYDLAPVKALLDWRDRINGL
- a CDS encoding GAP family protein, whose protein sequence is MGTVIGEILPLALGVAISPIPIIAAILMLLSPKARVTSVGFLLGWVLGIVVAVTLFTLLSSILPSQDSDASTPTKGVIQLVLGAGLLLLALRQWRRRPRAGAEPAMPKWMQAIDKVTFPVAFGLGFLLSAVNPKNLLMAAATGVDIGSAGLDVGSIVLAIAIFTLIAASTVLVPVVGYLIAAEKLRGPLDALRVWLAKENAVIMAVLLLVIGVSLIGKGIGSF
- a CDS encoding formylglycine-generating enzyme family protein encodes the protein MTSATHDQVLLDGGVFRMGSDEFYPDEQPVHEREVAPFRIDRRAVTNAQYAEFVDDTGYVTVAERELDPAAFEGADPADLVPGAMVFTPTAGPVDLRDWRNWWRWQPGAFWRRPFGPASSIDERMQHPVVHVAFEDATAYAEWAGLRLPSEAEHEYAARGGLAGARFAWGDEAYPGGVAQANSWLGRFPYDNQGVGDAAPVGSYEPNGYGLYDMTGNVWEWTTDYYTPRHLRLSDKPVDAGKRANLLAAASAQEGFPAIPRRVLKGGSHLCSPEYCLRFRPAARSPQAEDTGMSHIGFRCASDA
- a CDS encoding SulP family inorganic anion transporter encodes the protein MSLRTDAASPGHRHPLAAVAEALGSIDGATVALSAGSIATLLLRRFAPKVPGGLVVVVAGILLVAFAGLDDAGVALIAPVPSGLPLPGLPDFSALPALVPGALAIAVMAFLESAAVARGIRRPIEPQIDSNQELLATGAANVAGAFFTTMPAAGGFSQSAVNQSAGAKTQASTLVTVALAVLVALFLGPVLSLLPQATLAALVFVAVSGLIDIPELVRWARISPRDFWLAVAVALVGLSAGLLAAVAVGVAATLVMVLRELNTPKLEIEARRGDVVAVHVMREVYTASVLENEHALAALAAREKATALVLDLERQDVMTMTVLDMLADLDRELAHHGVMLHLAALPGSAAAVAQKTPWYQVLQTAGRGHATVEDALAAASA
- the cls gene encoding cardiolipin synthase, whose product is MDSGFFANLTWSLAALVHAAIVITALIVIPRGRKPTAAMAWILLIVVLPGVGVLLYLVIGNFRLPAKRRAEQARIDEIIRSRVADNALDEMDASWPRWFQRVVQQNQTLTALPASAGNEATLLPHYQESIDAMTSELDTAKDFVHIEFFIVGWDDTTRGFFAAMERAVARGVTVRLLADYVATKKVSDSKKMVAELDRIGVKWAWMLPVEPFKGKYQRPDLRNHRKIVVVDGRVGFMGSQNLIARHYDSPKNIKRGLKWQELMTRLTGPVVASVNTVFLSDWLIETGEDLSQTAQVPAAQLPVSTAPDALQCQVVPSGPGYDTENNLRLFLSLIYGATEKVILTSPYFVPDEAMVYAITSACQRGLEVQLFVSEIGDQFMVWHAQRSYYTALLEAGVRIFLYPEPFILHSKHFSIDDDIAVIGSSNMDIRSFSLNSEVSLMVRGESFVAGMREVEQAYRDAGRELTLEEWRREPAKATFLDGLMRLTSALN